The genomic interval TAACCAGCTGCCTGGTCAGGATACCGCCGGCCAATGGAACAACCACGAAGAGAATTACCGATAAAATCAAAGTATCCCAGGGGACGAAAACATTGCTGACACCCAACAGAAATTTGACAATGGGAACAAAAGCAACGAGGATGATCAGATCATTCGTGGCAACCTGCACGACCGTATATGCCGGATTGCCTTTGGTTAAGAGACTCCAGACAAAAACCATCGCGGTGCAGGGAGCCGCACCCAGCAGAATTGCTCCGGCGAGATATTGTTTGGCCAGATCCGGCGGAATCAGATCCCGAAAGACGACAAACAGGAAAAAAGAGGCGATTGCATACATCGTAAACGGCTTAATTAACCAATTGGCGATCCAGGTGACATATAAGCCCTTGGGATTTTTCCCCACATTTTTAATACTTTGAAAATCGACCTTCATCATCATAGGATAGATCATAATCCAGATCAGAATCGCGACCGGTATGGAAACTTTGGCATATTCAAACTTGTTCAGGAAGGCTGGGAGTCCGGGCAAGTACTTGCCGATCAGAACTCCGATTGCCATACACAGAAGCACCCAGACCGATAAATACTTTTGAAAAAACCCGATATCCTGAACTTTCTCGTTTTGCATCGTCACGCCTCACTTTTGTTTAAAGAATTTTTTTCAGTAATTTTTCCAGGTCAGCCGGTTTTAAAACTTTTCCCATGGCAACTACTTTTTCATTGATCACGACAGCCGGCATCGACATCACACCGTAAGTCATAATCGTCTGTAAATCGGTAATGTATTCCACTTTTGTCTCAAGCCCCATCGCTTTGAGGGCTTCCTCTGCGTTTTTTAATTGCTCATGACATTTGGCACAACCGGTACCCAGAATCTTAATGCTGAGGCTGCCCGGCTGGCTTTGACCGCCACCGTTAGAGACTTTTGCTGCCGCGGGCCGGCTGTCCGCGCCGCTGCCGCTTGCCGTCACCTGCGGCTGTGCGGCACAATTACAAGCGGGTGCTTTGATTTCGTTTTTCTTGATGTGAAACAATGACATGATTCTTCCTCCTCTGATTTGATGTTTTCTTTGATGATCGCACCGGCAGCCTTGTTTAGATCAGGAATGGCTGCAGTGCATTGAACAGGTATCCGACTGTGATAATACCCAGTGTACAGTATCCGACAAATAAGGTCAAGAGCTTTGGTTTTATTGCCTTGCGCAGCATAACGATCGATGGCAGGGAGAGGGTGGTGACAGCCATCATGAAGGCAAGGATGGCGCCCAGCTGTGCTCCTTTGGCCAGCAGTGCTTCCGCAACAGGAAGCGTTCCAAAAATGTCGGCATACATGGGAACGCCAACCAGCGTAGCCAGGATCACGGAAAAAGGATTATTGCTGCCAAGCACATTGCTCACCCAGGCATCGGGAATCCAGTTGTGGATGAGAGCACCGATGCCGACTCCGATCAGAACATAAAGAAACACTTTTTGCACGGTTGCGATGACTTGATCCCGGGAGAACTGCAGACGGTCCCGGACGCTCAGTACTTCGGCTTCCAGGTCGACCGATCCGGCAGTGCGGATGAACGACTCCACCTGTTCTTCCATCTGCATTTTTTCGATCAGACTGCCGCCCAGAATGGCGATCAGTAAGCCCATGCTCACATAGGCAAGCGCGACTTTAATACCAAAAATACTCATCAACAGAACGAGCGAGCCAAGATCAACCATCGGGGAGGAAATTAAAAAGGAGAAGGTAACACCCAGCGGTAAACCGGCGCTGCTGAAACCGATGAACAACGGGATCGAGGAGCAGGAGCAGAAGGGAGTGACAGTCCCGAGCAGAGCGGCAAGGATGTTAGCGCCAAGGCCATGGAAGCGGCTGAGGATTTTTTTACTGCGCTCCGGTGGAAAATAGCTTTGAATATAAGAAATCAAAAAAATCAGGATACTGAGCAGCAGCATGATTTTGACGGAATCATAGAGAAAAAATTGTACGCTTTTGCCGATTTTACTGTTCAGATCGAAACCAAAGCTTGTCAGCATCCGACCGACCAGAAGATTCAGCCATTGCATGCCCAGAACTTGATTCTGAAAAAACCCCC from Negativicutes bacterium carries:
- the arsB gene encoding ACR3 family arsenite efflux transporter, giving the protein MTMQNEKVQDIGFFQKYLSVWVLLCMAIGVLIGKYLPGLPAFLNKFEYAKVSIPVAILIWIMIYPMMMKVDFQSIKNVGKNPKGLYVTWIANWLIKPFTMYAIASFFLFVVFRDLIPPDLAKQYLAGAILLGAAPCTAMVFVWSLLTKGNPAYTVVQVATNDLIILVAFVPIVKFLLGVSNVFVPWDTLILSVILFVVVPLAGGILTRQLVSRRSGMAYFEKQFLPKFDHATIAGLLLTLILLFSFQGEIILKNPLHILLIAIPLIIQTFLIFFISYLPCRWLQLPHEIAAPAGMIAASNFFELSVAVAIALFGTTSPAALATTVGVLTEVPTMLILVRIANRTKHWFPQPQSDLNEGSASKLI
- a CDS encoding thioredoxin family protein gives rise to the protein MSLFHIKKNEIKAPACNCAAQPQVTASGSGADSRPAAAKVSNGGGQSQPGSLSIKILGTGCAKCHEQLKNAEEALKAMGLETKVEYITDLQTIMTYGVMSMPAVVINEKVVAMGKVLKPADLEKLLKKIL
- a CDS encoding permease, whose translation is MTAVQTGWGFFQNQVLGMQWLNLLVGRMLTSFGFDLNSKIGKSVQFFLYDSVKIMLLLSILIFLISYIQSYFPPERSKKILSRFHGLGANILAALLGTVTPFCSCSSIPLFIGFSSAGLPLGVTFSFLISSPMVDLGSLVLLMSIFGIKVALAYVSMGLLIAILGGSLIEKMQMEEQVESFIRTAGSVDLEAEVLSVRDRLQFSRDQVIATVQKVFLYVLIGVGIGALIHNWIPDAWVSNVLGSNNPFSVILATLVGVPMYADIFGTLPVAEALLAKGAQLGAILAFMMAVTTLSLPSIVMLRKAIKPKLLTLFVGYCTLGIITVGYLFNALQPFLI